From a region of the Flavobacterium sediminilitoris genome:
- a CDS encoding aminotransferase class V-fold PLP-dependent enzyme — translation MLTTETTTTLELYFKKFRDNIIGINQTFDSPFGEKKIIYTDWTASGRLYRPIEEKLINKFGPFVANTHTETTVSGTAMTMAYHKARHIIKKHVNANENDILITDGTGMTGVVNKLQRILGLRVAENLKQFTNIPKELKPIVFISHMEHHSNQTSWLETIADVVVVPANEEGLFCLENFKVLLEEYKDRSFKIASITSCSNVTGIETPYYEVAKIMHQNNGVCFVDFACSGPYVNINMHSDDEEAYLDAIFFSPHKFLGGPGTCGVLVFNKNLYKNNIPDCPGGGTVRWTNPWGEHHYIDNIEDREDGGTPGFLQVIRTALSIQLKEEMGIKNILDREHEITEYIFDSLGDIENINILAPQHQNRLGVISFYINDLHYNLGVKILNDKFGIQTRGGCSCAGTYGHYLLHVDQETSNNIVCKISAGDLEMKPGWIRMSIHPTTTNDEIKFVCDAIKELAKNHVEWKKDYLYNTKSNEFIHKNATKFEEKIVENWFN, via the coding sequence ATGCTTACTACAGAAACAACAACAACATTAGAATTATATTTTAAGAAATTTAGAGATAATATAATTGGTATAAATCAAACTTTTGATTCTCCTTTTGGTGAAAAAAAAATTATTTATACAGACTGGACAGCTAGTGGCCGTTTATATCGTCCGATAGAAGAAAAGTTAATAAATAAATTTGGACCATTTGTAGCAAATACGCATACAGAAACTACTGTTTCAGGTACAGCTATGACAATGGCATATCATAAAGCAAGACATATCATTAAAAAACATGTAAATGCTAATGAAAATGATATTTTGATTACAGATGGAACTGGAATGACAGGTGTTGTAAATAAATTGCAAAGAATTTTAGGGCTTAGAGTCGCAGAAAATTTAAAGCAGTTTACTAATATTCCTAAAGAATTAAAACCAATTGTTTTTATATCTCATATGGAACATCATTCTAATCAAACATCATGGTTAGAAACAATTGCGGATGTGGTTGTGGTTCCAGCAAATGAAGAAGGGTTGTTTTGTTTGGAAAATTTTAAAGTTCTTCTTGAAGAATATAAAGATAGGAGTTTTAAAATAGCGTCAATAACATCTTGCTCTAATGTAACAGGAATAGAAACACCTTATTACGAAGTAGCAAAAATTATGCATCAAAATAATGGGGTTTGTTTTGTTGATTTTGCTTGTTCAGGCCCTTATGTCAATATTAATATGCATTCAGATGATGAAGAAGCATATTTAGATGCAATCTTTTTCTCACCACATAAATTTTTAGGTGGACCTGGAACATGTGGAGTACTTGTTTTTAATAAAAATTTATATAAAAATAATATCCCTGATTGTCCTGGTGGAGGAACTGTGAGATGGACAAATCCATGGGGAGAGCATCATTATATAGATAATATTGAAGATAGAGAAGACGGAGGTACTCCAGGTTTCTTGCAGGTTATAAGAACAGCTCTTTCAATTCAATTGAAAGAAGAAATGGGGATAAAAAATATCTTAGATAGAGAACATGAGATTACAGAGTATATTTTTGATTCATTAGGAGATATTGAGAATATTAATATTTTAGCCCCTCAACATCAAAATAGATTAGGTGTAATCTCCTTTTATATTAATGATTTGCATTATAATTTAGGAGTAAAAATATTAAACGATAAATTTGGAATTCAAACAAGAGGTGGATGTAGTTGTGCAGGAACTTACGGTCATTACTTATTACATGTAGATCAAGAAACATCAAATAATATTGTTTGTAAAATTTCAGCAGGAGATTTAGAAATGAAGCCAGGTTGGATAAGAATGTCTATTCATCCAACAACAACAAATGATGAAATAAAGTTTGTATGTGATGCTATTAAAGAATTAGCAAAAAATCATGTAGAATGGAAAAAAGATTATTTATATAATACTAAATCAAACGAATTTATACATAAAAATGCAACAAAATTTGAAGAAAAAATAGTTGAAAATTGGTTTAATTAA
- a CDS encoding aminotransferase class I/II-fold pyridoxal phosphate-dependent enzyme, with protein sequence MVKDLFERIQNNKGPLGKWASQAEGYYVFPKLEGELGPRMKFHGKEILNWSLNDYLGLANHPEVRKVDAEAATQYGAAYPMGARMMSGHTDIHEQLEQELAAFVKKESAYLLNFGYQGIMSCIDALVTKNDIIVYDVDAHACIIDGVRLHMGKRFTYKHNDLESMEKNLQRATKMAEETGGGILFITEGVFGMRGQQGKLKEIVALKEKYNFRLLVDDAHGFGTLGKTGAGAGEEQGCQDGIDVYFSTFAKSMASIGAFLAADKDIIDYLKYNLRSQMFAKSLPMIQTVGALKRLQLLRDNPSLKDKLWENVNALQNGLKEKGFNIGDTNTCVTPVYLEGSIPEAMVMVNDLRENYGIFLSIVVYPVIPKGIILLRMIPTASHTLNDVNETLTAFEAIREKLVNGTYKKIAEATTVDVS encoded by the coding sequence ATGGTAAAAGATTTATTTGAGAGAATACAAAATAATAAAGGTCCTTTAGGGAAGTGGGCATCACAAGCAGAAGGATATTATGTTTTTCCTAAATTAGAAGGAGAATTAGGTCCAAGAATGAAATTTCATGGAAAAGAAATTTTAAATTGGAGTCTTAATGATTATTTAGGTTTAGCTAATCATCCAGAAGTTAGAAAAGTTGATGCGGAAGCAGCTACTCAATATGGTGCAGCATATCCTATGGGAGCTCGTATGATGAGTGGTCACACAGATATACATGAGCAATTAGAACAAGAACTAGCTGCTTTTGTAAAAAAAGAGTCTGCATATTTATTGAATTTTGGTTATCAAGGAATAATGTCATGTATTGATGCTTTAGTAACTAAAAATGATATTATTGTTTATGATGTAGATGCTCATGCATGTATTATAGATGGTGTACGCTTACATATGGGAAAACGTTTTACATATAAGCATAATGATCTTGAAAGTATGGAGAAAAACCTTCAGAGGGCTACTAAAATGGCTGAAGAAACTGGAGGAGGAATTCTATTCATTACTGAAGGTGTTTTTGGTATGAGGGGACAACAAGGTAAATTAAAAGAAATCGTAGCATTAAAAGAAAAATATAATTTTAGATTATTAGTAGATGATGCTCATGGTTTTGGTACACTTGGAAAAACTGGAGCAGGAGCAGGAGAAGAGCAAGGATGTCAAGACGGTATTGATGTTTATTTTTCTACTTTCGCAAAATCAATGGCAAGTATTGGTGCTTTCTTAGCAGCAGATAAAGACATTATTGATTATTTAAAATATAATTTGCGTTCTCAAATGTTTGCTAAATCATTACCAATGATTCAAACAGTTGGTGCACTAAAACGTTTACAATTATTAAGAGATAATCCTAGTTTAAAAGATAAACTTTGGGAAAATGTAAACGCATTGCAAAATGGATTGAAAGAGAAAGGATTTAATATTGGAGACACAAATACTTGTGTAACGCCTGTATATCTTGAAGGGTCAATTCCAGAAGCTATGGTAATGGTAAATGATTTGAGAGAGAATTATGGTATTTTCTTATCAATTGTTGTTTATCCAGTAATACCTAAAGGAATAATCTTATTAAGAATGATTCCTACAGCATCTCACACTTTAAATGATGTAAATGAAACATTAACTGCTTTTGAAGCAATTAGAGAAAAACTAGTTAATGGAACATACAAGAAAATTGCTGAAGCGACAACAGTAGATGTATCTTAA
- a CDS encoding N-acetyltransferase, protein MITIKEAVTKKDLKEYILFSFDLYKNNPYWIPPIISEELETFDKTKNPAFQSAEAYFYLAYKNNKIVGKIAAIINWDEVNILKKSKVRFGWFDVIDDIEVTKALLDKVYELGNKHNLEMVEGPIGFSNLDKVGVLIEGFEEMGNMVTWYSMPYYKDHFEKLGLTKEKEYIESSFSFSNIDPTPFNKISTLIQQRYGLKSLNFTKTKDIMPYVDEMFELFNETYSKLQSFVAINDVQKEYFKKKYISFINPEFIKFIVDKDHKMVAFAIVMPGFSEALKKANGKLFPFGFYHLLKARKNSKEAVFYLIGVTPEYQSKGVTSIIFEEYYKVCSAKGIETCVRTPELEENTAIQNLWKHFNTKITKRRRTYSKLLKS, encoded by the coding sequence ATGATAACAATAAAAGAAGCTGTTACGAAAAAAGATTTAAAAGAGTACATTTTATTCTCTTTTGATTTATATAAAAATAATCCTTATTGGATTCCTCCTATAATTTCTGAAGAATTAGAAACGTTTGACAAGACTAAAAATCCTGCATTTCAAAGTGCTGAAGCATATTTTTACTTAGCCTATAAGAACAATAAAATAGTTGGCAAAATTGCTGCGATTATTAATTGGGACGAAGTAAATATTCTAAAGAAAAGTAAAGTTCGTTTTGGATGGTTTGATGTAATTGACGATATAGAAGTTACAAAAGCTTTACTAGATAAAGTTTATGAATTAGGAAACAAACATAACTTAGAGATGGTTGAAGGACCTATTGGTTTCTCAAATCTTGATAAAGTTGGAGTTCTAATTGAAGGCTTTGAAGAAATGGGAAATATGGTAACATGGTATAGTATGCCTTATTATAAAGATCATTTTGAAAAATTAGGTCTAACAAAAGAGAAAGAGTATATAGAAAGTAGTTTTTCATTTAGTAATATCGATCCGACTCCTTTTAATAAAATAAGTACTTTAATTCAACAACGTTATGGCTTAAAATCATTAAATTTTACTAAAACGAAAGACATAATGCCTTATGTTGATGAAATGTTCGAATTATTTAATGAAACATACTCAAAACTTCAATCTTTTGTAGCTATAAATGATGTCCAAAAAGAATATTTTAAGAAAAAATACATTAGTTTTATTAATCCTGAATTTATAAAATTTATTGTTGATAAAGATCATAAAATGGTTGCTTTCGCTATTGTTATGCCTGGATTTAGTGAAGCTTTGAAAAAAGCAAACGGGAAATTATTTCCTTTTGGATTTTATCATTTACTAAAAGCTAGAAAAAATTCTAAAGAAGCTGTTTTTTATTTAATTGGTGTTACTCCTGAATATCAAAGTAAAGGGGTTACTTCTATTATCTTTGAAGAATATTACAAAGTTTGTTCAGCAAAAGGTATAGAAACTTGCGTTAGAACTCCTGAATTAGAGGAAAACACAGCCATTCAAAACCTTTGGAAACATTTCAATACTAAAATTACTAAACGTAGAAGAACTTATAGCAAACTTTTAAAAAGTTAG
- a CDS encoding transporter — protein MKYTKLFFFLFLFGSQVLFAQYTDEINSNRPGKSMMAFSVGKSVIQTEIGLNFQNEDHAKLKYTANGFIGELDLRWGLFFEELEFIAELQYQNDSYASSFEDKNRSALKKTIIGAKYLIYDPFKNYEEKVNLYSWKANNKFKWRQFIPAVAAYAGVNFNLSDNPFNFAPSYIEEPTVSPKAMIIAQNHFGRQWVFVTNIMYDKIGSDLASINYVITLTRGFNDKWSGFVENQGYNGDYYSDGIFRVGAAYLFNKSMQIDASIGTNIKNTPSLFNAGVGFSWRFDKNYNEVKIEKDNGSKMDKKMKKKAEKEKRKRKDEVEVK, from the coding sequence ATGAAATACACTAAACTATTCTTCTTTTTATTTCTCTTTGGCTCACAAGTTTTGTTTGCACAATATACGGACGAAATCAATTCAAATCGTCCAGGGAAATCTATGATGGCTTTTTCTGTTGGTAAATCTGTGATTCAAACAGAGATTGGTTTAAATTTTCAGAATGAAGATCATGCTAAATTAAAGTATACTGCAAATGGTTTTATTGGAGAATTAGATCTTAGATGGGGATTATTCTTTGAAGAATTAGAATTTATAGCTGAATTACAATATCAAAACGATAGTTATGCCTCTTCATTTGAAGACAAAAATCGTTCTGCACTAAAAAAAACAATTATAGGAGCTAAATATTTAATTTATGATCCTTTTAAAAATTATGAAGAAAAAGTAAACTTATACAGTTGGAAAGCAAATAATAAATTCAAATGGAGACAATTTATTCCTGCTGTTGCAGCTTATGCTGGTGTAAACTTTAACTTATCTGATAATCCATTTAATTTTGCGCCATCTTACATTGAAGAACCAACTGTAAGCCCGAAAGCAATGATTATTGCACAAAATCATTTTGGAAGACAATGGGTTTTTGTTACAAACATAATGTATGACAAAATAGGTTCTGATTTAGCTTCCATAAATTATGTAATAACGCTAACGAGAGGATTTAATGATAAATGGTCTGGATTTGTTGAAAATCAAGGTTACAATGGTGATTATTATTCTGATGGTATTTTTAGAGTTGGAGCTGCGTATTTATTCAATAAATCAATGCAAATAGATGCATCTATTGGTACAAATATTAAAAATACTCCTAGTCTTTTCAATGCAGGAGTAGGTTTTTCATGGCGTTTTGACAAAAATTACAATGAAGTAAAAATTGAAAAGGATAATGGCAGCAAAATGGATAAGAAAATGAAGAAAAAAGCTGAAAAAGAAAAAAGAAAACGCAAAGACGAAGTTGAAGTTAAATAA
- a CDS encoding DUF4834 family protein has product MEIASFTGFLKTLVYIILFWYLFKFLIKIFAPILMQKAVNKVQQKMEEQMNGQFGQQNAYTNRNTQQNNEKKMPTEKKKVGEYVDFEEID; this is encoded by the coding sequence ATGGAAATAGCATCATTTACAGGGTTTCTTAAGACCTTAGTTTATATTATTTTGTTTTGGTATTTATTCAAATTTCTGATTAAAATATTTGCACCAATATTAATGCAAAAAGCAGTAAATAAAGTGCAACAAAAAATGGAAGAACAAATGAATGGGCAATTTGGACAACAAAATGCGTATACAAATAGAAATACTCAACAAAATAATGAGAAAAAAATGCCTACAGAGAAAAAGAAAGTAGGAGAATATGTCGATTTTGAAGAAATTGACTAA
- a CDS encoding YfhO family protein, whose translation MKKIQSLLPHFIAIVGFVLVAIIYFYPVLEGKKIYQSDIAQYTGMAKEQNDFRKENNAEPYWTNSAFGGMPTYQLGANYPHNYVKKLDTVLRFLPRPADYLFLYFIGFYILLMVLKIDPLKAFFGALAFGFSTYLIIILGVGHNAKAHAIAYMPMVLAGVLLVFQRKYIIGGILTMIAAALEIQANHFQMTYYLLILLLVVAGFYIYQFIKEKAFTELGKVIGVFAVAGLLAIGANATNLLATSEYADYSIRGKSELTFNPDGSQNTTNSSMKYEYITEYSYGIGESFNLIAPKLFGGGNNETLDEKSSLYNFLINYGASHNEALQTVSYYGKTYWGDQPIVAAPAYIGAIVFFLAVLGLFNDKRKIKYAFLIGAIISLLLSWGKNFDFLTRFFIDYVPLYDKFRAVSSIQVVLELCIPILALMGLQSFFNEDKEKQLKSLMKASAVSLGLILFLLLFKGIFFNFSGSVDQRLIEMFAEAQDRSFAIDFIKALKEDRKSMYVNDLMRSGGFILIVGAILWLFIKNKLGKTTAIVMVGVLMVSDLFLIDKNYVSAKDFISARQVDTPFEASEVDNQILKDTSVYRVYEIQGRLQARTSYFHKSVGGYSAVRPRRFDQLFEYNIENNINELGSSIDFETLSFTKNNATLDALNVKYVIVPTGKGDIAITNPFANGNAWFVEKIKMVNSADEEMKALDNLDTKKTAIINTNELKVKGNLPNEFRKDSLASIKLNVYKPNYLKYTANNTNDGFAVFSETYYKNGWKATIDGKNASIFKVDYVLRGLQIPAGKHTIEFTFDPQVVKTGSSIALMSSIGMILLILGGVYFEVKRNKIEVKK comes from the coding sequence ATGAAAAAAATTCAGTCTTTATTACCTCATTTTATTGCTATTGTTGGATTTGTACTTGTAGCTATTATTTATTTTTATCCAGTTCTTGAAGGAAAGAAAATCTATCAATCTGATATTGCGCAATATACAGGAATGGCAAAAGAGCAGAATGATTTTAGAAAAGAGAATAATGCTGAACCTTATTGGACAAATAGCGCTTTTGGAGGTATGCCAACCTATCAATTAGGGGCAAATTATCCGCATAATTATGTTAAAAAATTAGATACTGTTTTACGATTTTTACCTAGACCCGCAGATTATTTATTTTTATATTTTATAGGGTTTTATATTCTATTAATGGTATTAAAAATAGATCCATTAAAAGCTTTTTTTGGAGCATTAGCATTTGGTTTTTCAACTTATCTTATAATTATTTTAGGTGTTGGTCATAATGCAAAAGCACATGCAATTGCTTATATGCCAATGGTTTTAGCAGGTGTTTTATTGGTTTTTCAAAGAAAATATATCATTGGAGGAATTTTAACGATGATTGCTGCTGCATTGGAGATTCAGGCAAATCATTTTCAAATGACTTATTACTTGTTAATTTTATTATTGGTTGTAGCCGGATTTTATATCTACCAATTTATAAAAGAGAAAGCATTCACTGAATTAGGTAAAGTTATAGGCGTTTTTGCTGTAGCCGGACTTTTAGCAATAGGAGCAAATGCAACTAATTTATTGGCAACATCAGAATATGCCGATTATAGTATTAGAGGAAAGAGTGAATTAACTTTTAATCCTGATGGATCACAAAACACTACAAATTCTTCCATGAAATATGAATATATTACAGAATATAGTTATGGAATAGGAGAAAGTTTTAATTTAATTGCTCCAAAGCTTTTTGGAGGAGGAAATAATGAAACTCTTGATGAAAAATCTTCATTATATAATTTTTTAATTAATTACGGTGCTTCTCACAATGAAGCTCTTCAAACAGTGAGTTATTATGGGAAAACATATTGGGGAGATCAACCTATAGTTGCTGCTCCAGCATATATAGGAGCAATTGTTTTTTTCTTAGCTGTTTTAGGGTTATTTAATGATAAAAGAAAAATAAAATATGCCTTTCTAATAGGTGCAATCATTTCATTACTGCTATCATGGGGGAAAAATTTCGACTTTTTAACTCGCTTTTTTATAGATTATGTTCCTTTATACGATAAGTTTCGTGCTGTTTCTTCAATACAAGTCGTATTAGAATTGTGTATTCCTATTCTTGCTTTAATGGGACTACAATCGTTCTTTAATGAAGATAAAGAAAAACAATTAAAGAGTTTGATGAAAGCTTCAGCAGTGAGTTTAGGATTGATTCTCTTTTTACTACTTTTTAAAGGAATCTTCTTTAATTTTTCTGGTTCTGTTGATCAAAGATTAATTGAAATGTTTGCAGAAGCACAAGACAGATCATTTGCGATAGATTTTATTAAGGCATTAAAAGAGGATAGAAAAAGTATGTACGTGAACGATTTAATGCGTTCAGGAGGATTTATATTGATAGTAGGAGCTATTTTATGGCTGTTTATTAAAAATAAATTAGGAAAAACAACCGCAATAGTTATGGTTGGTGTTTTAATGGTTTCTGATTTATTCCTGATAGATAAAAACTATGTAAGTGCAAAAGATTTTATTAGCGCAAGACAGGTTGATACTCCTTTTGAAGCAAGCGAAGTAGACAATCAAATATTGAAAGATACTTCAGTTTATAGAGTATATGAAATACAAGGAAGATTACAAGCAAGAACGTCATACTTCCATAAATCTGTAGGAGGTTACAGCGCAGTAAGACCAAGACGATTTGATCAATTATTCGAATATAATATAGAAAACAACATTAATGAATTAGGAAGTTCCATTGATTTTGAAACATTGAGTTTTACCAAAAACAATGCTACTTTAGATGCATTAAATGTTAAATATGTAATTGTTCCAACTGGGAAAGGTGATATTGCAATAACTAATCCTTTTGCAAACGGAAATGCTTGGTTTGTAGAAAAGATTAAAATGGTTAATTCTGCTGACGAAGAAATGAAAGCCTTGGACAATTTAGACACAAAGAAAACAGCTATAATTAATACAAACGAATTAAAAGTAAAAGGTAATCTTCCAAATGAGTTTAGAAAAGATTCTTTAGCCTCTATAAAGTTGAATGTCTACAAACCTAATTATTTAAAATATACAGCTAATAATACAAATGATGGTTTTGCAGTATTTTCTGAAACTTATTACAAAAATGGATGGAAAGCTACTATTGATGGGAAAAATGCATCAATTTTTAAAGTAGACTATGTTTTAAGAGGATTACAGATACCAGCAGGAAAGCACACAATTGAATTTACATTTGACCCACAAGTAGTAAAAACAGGAAGTTCAATTGCTTTAATGAGTTCAATAGGTATGATTCTTTTAATTTTAGGAGGTGTTTATTTTGAAGTGAAAAGAAACAAGATAGAAGTAAAAAAATAG
- a CDS encoding glycosyltransferase family 4 protein — protein sequence MNPKKVLIVSYYWPPAGGPGVQRWLKFVKYLPEFGIEPHVYIPENPTYPLLDEKLLNEVSSDAIIVKNKIFEPYGLASIFSKKKAKKISSGIIPNQKKQSFVEKAMLWIRGNLFIPDARVFWVKPSVKFLKKYLLENQIDIVITTGPPHSLHLIGLHLKKEIDINWIADFRDPWTTIGYHKQLKLSNWAKEKHKTLEREVLNTCDGIIVTSENTKKEFEKITTKPIDVITNGYDIEKVVKKPLDKKFTLAHIGSFLSERNPQILWQVLSELISENIDFANAFQLKLIGAVSNEVLESIANYNLNSFVNYLGYVSHEIALQEQRCSQILLLIEINSEETKCIIPGKLFEYMVSERPIIAIGPNDTDFEKIIKETNSGLFFNYSDKDILKTEILRLFKLYLECNLKTYPVGLQKYSRLKLTETLAKKLKVSSLDF from the coding sequence TTGAATCCTAAAAAAGTACTCATTGTTTCCTATTATTGGCCACCAGCAGGAGGACCAGGAGTACAACGATGGCTGAAATTTGTGAAATATTTGCCTGAATTTGGAATCGAACCACATGTTTATATTCCAGAAAACCCAACATATCCATTATTAGATGAAAAATTATTGAATGAGGTTTCAAGTGATGCAATTATTGTAAAAAATAAAATTTTTGAACCTTACGGATTAGCTTCTATTTTCTCGAAAAAAAAAGCTAAAAAAATTAGTTCTGGTATAATTCCAAATCAGAAAAAACAATCATTTGTAGAAAAAGCAATGCTATGGATTAGGGGAAATCTTTTTATTCCTGATGCACGTGTTTTTTGGGTAAAACCATCTGTCAAATTTTTAAAAAAGTATCTTTTAGAGAATCAAATAGATATTGTTATAACAACTGGTCCACCACACAGTTTACATCTTATTGGATTACATCTTAAAAAAGAAATTGATATTAATTGGATTGCCGATTTTCGAGATCCTTGGACAACAATAGGATACCACAAACAATTAAAATTGAGTAATTGGGCAAAAGAAAAACATAAAACCTTAGAGAGGGAAGTTTTAAATACTTGTGATGGAATTATAGTTACATCTGAAAATACGAAAAAGGAATTTGAAAAAATTACAACTAAACCAATTGACGTTATTACAAATGGATATGATATTGAAAAAGTAGTAAAAAAACCATTAGATAAAAAATTTACTTTAGCACATATTGGTTCGTTTTTATCAGAAAGAAACCCTCAAATTCTTTGGCAAGTTTTATCAGAATTAATAAGTGAAAATATAGACTTTGCTAATGCATTTCAACTAAAATTGATAGGGGCGGTAAGCAATGAAGTCTTAGAAAGTATAGCTAATTATAATTTAAATTCATTTGTAAATTATTTAGGTTATGTTTCACATGAAATAGCACTACAAGAACAAAGATGTTCACAAATATTACTCTTAATCGAAATAAATTCTGAGGAAACCAAATGTATTATTCCAGGTAAATTATTTGAATATATGGTTTCAGAGCGTCCTATAATAGCTATTGGACCAAATGATACTGACTTTGAAAAAATTATAAAAGAAACAAATTCAGGATTGTTTTTTAATTATTCAGACAAAGATATTTTAAAGACAGAAATATTAAGATTGTTTAAATTATATTTAGAATGTAATTTAAAAACTTACCCTGTTGGTTTACAGAAGTATAGTAGACTAAAGTTGACAGAAACTTTAGCAAAAAAACTCAAGGTTTCTTCTCTAGATTTTTAA